From a single Candidatus Sulfotelmatobacter sp. genomic region:
- a CDS encoding nucleotide sugar dehydrogenase codes for MTIYSAPDTSFEQLKSATVDHASVDHPSVEQWKARIQQRQARIGIIGLGYVGLPLALLYSEQKFPVTGFDIDARKVDTLAKGGSYIYRIATDEIQAAKANGFSATADYSQISAMDAIIICVPTPLNEYHEPDLSFITNTTHSIAPHLRAGQLVVLESTTYPGTTEEVMIPILEKENKAGLKAARSAPLTGKEFFVAFSPEREDPGNTTVARRDIPKVVGGLNPQASALAAVLYGAIFNRTVPVSSPAAAEMTKLLENIYRCVNIALVNELKLLCLRMGIDIWEVIEAASTKPFGFHPFYPGPGLGGHCIPVDPFYLSWKAKEWDFRTRFIELAGEINTNMPYHVLSSVAGALNGHKKAVNGARVLVLGVAYKRDIDDLRESPSLTIIELLQKDGAQVSYHDPYFPVIGKGRKYDLQMKCAELKNLAQYDCVVIVTDHSDYDYRRIVQEAQLVVDTRNATKGIADPKIIHC; via the coding sequence ATGACCATCTACTCTGCCCCAGATACGTCGTTTGAGCAACTCAAGAGCGCGACGGTCGATCATGCGAGTGTCGATCACCCGAGCGTTGAACAATGGAAGGCCAGAATTCAGCAGCGCCAGGCCCGCATCGGCATCATCGGCCTCGGTTACGTCGGGCTTCCGCTCGCGCTCTTGTACAGCGAACAGAAGTTTCCCGTGACCGGCTTCGACATCGACGCCCGCAAGGTCGACACCCTGGCCAAAGGCGGCTCTTATATCTATCGCATCGCCACTGACGAAATTCAGGCCGCCAAGGCCAACGGATTTTCCGCCACCGCCGACTATTCGCAAATCTCCGCCATGGACGCCATCATCATCTGCGTCCCCACTCCTCTGAATGAATACCATGAGCCCGACCTCAGCTTCATCACCAACACCACCCACTCCATCGCCCCTCATCTTCGCGCCGGACAGTTGGTCGTGCTCGAGAGTACGACCTACCCCGGCACCACCGAAGAAGTAATGATTCCGATCCTCGAAAAAGAAAATAAGGCCGGCCTAAAGGCCGCGCGCAGCGCCCCTCTCACGGGAAAAGAATTCTTCGTAGCCTTCTCCCCCGAACGCGAAGATCCCGGCAACACCACGGTCGCCCGCCGCGACATTCCGAAAGTCGTCGGAGGATTAAACCCGCAAGCCTCTGCGCTCGCCGCAGTCCTTTACGGTGCTATTTTCAATCGCACCGTTCCGGTATCGTCGCCCGCAGCCGCGGAGATGACCAAACTCCTCGAAAACATTTACCGCTGCGTCAACATCGCCCTGGTCAACGAACTCAAGCTGTTGTGCCTGCGCATGGGCATTGATATCTGGGAGGTCATCGAAGCCGCGTCCACCAAGCCTTTCGGCTTTCATCCCTTCTATCCCGGCCCGGGCCTCGGCGGCCATTGCATTCCCGTCGATCCCTTCTACCTCTCGTGGAAGGCCAAAGAGTGGGATTTCCGCACCCGCTTCATCGAACTCGCCGGGGAAATCAACACCAACATGCCCTACCACGTTTTATCGTCGGTCGCGGGCGCGCTGAACGGCCACAAGAAAGCGGTAAATGGCGCGCGGGTTCTGGTGTTGGGCGTGGCCTACAAGCGCGACATCGACGACCTTCGCGAGTCACCCTCACTCACCATCATCGAACTCCTACAGAAAGATGGAGCCCAGGTCAGCTATCACGATCCCTATTTCCCTGTCATCGGCAAAGGCCGGAAGTATGATCTGCAAATGAAGTGCGCGGAACTGAAAAATCTTGCGCAGTACGATTGTGTCGTTATCGTAACCGACCACTCCGATTACGATTATCGACGCATCGTGCAGGAGGCCCAACTGGTGGTCGACACCCGCAACGCCACCAAGGGGATCGCAGACCCAAAGATTATCCACTGCTGA
- a CDS encoding YdcF family protein yields the protein MLLKNVRASGRVWIFALLSIAILTTLTANAGRLLVVDAPEKSDIILVLAGETNHRPAHALQLLREGYGPRVLMDVPTAEMVYNVSTMQIAQEYVQSLPEAASIQICPIEGLSTRDEAHDVEKCLAGDPASHILLVTSDYHTRRALSIFRHEIHGKYFSMAAARDDAEFGKDWWTHREWAKTCLAEWQRLVWWSLVDRWR from the coding sequence TTGTTGTTGAAGAACGTGCGGGCAAGCGGACGAGTGTGGATTTTCGCGCTGCTATCGATCGCGATATTGACGACATTAACGGCGAATGCCGGCCGGTTGCTGGTAGTGGACGCTCCGGAAAAATCGGACATAATTCTGGTTCTGGCCGGCGAGACGAATCATCGTCCGGCGCATGCCCTTCAGCTATTGCGGGAGGGATATGGACCCCGCGTGCTCATGGACGTTCCAACCGCAGAAATGGTTTACAACGTGAGCACGATGCAGATTGCGCAAGAATATGTGCAGAGCCTGCCTGAGGCGGCTTCGATCCAAATCTGTCCCATTGAAGGGTTGTCGACGCGGGACGAAGCGCACGACGTGGAAAAATGTCTGGCGGGAGATCCGGCCAGCCACATTCTGCTCGTCACCTCCGATTACCACACTCGCCGCGCGCTCAGTATTTTTCGTCACGAGATTCACGGGAAATATTTCTCGATGGCGGCGGCTCGCGACGACGCGGAATTTGGGAAGGACTGGTGGACCCATCGGGAATGGGCGAAAACTTGTTTGGCGGAGTGGCAAAGACTGGTGTGGTGGAGTCTGGTGGATCGCTGGCGCTGA
- a CDS encoding O-antigen ligase family protein, whose amino-acid sequence MGSHKKKTTVNLQSRSEQIDTILLYATFGLLMFGPIALGAVQPWSTFVLEAGSALLTLLWFAKQWLDGELTIQWNPLFLPMSAFGLLILLQMVPGRSAYAHDTISGAMLYCAYAMLCFLSAQTLLRSSQARKLAVILAIYGVTIACFALLQDVAPNGKVYWIVHLSHGGRIYGPYVNHNHYAGLMELLAPIPLVISLTRLAKEKERIAAGVAAAIMVATVFLSDSRGGMIAIFVELVLFVVILLRQFKSVRHRKAMQIAMGAFAVVLIAMLTWLGGKELTSRISSISAEAHTEFSGGTRLSIARDSLKMFREKPMLGWGLRSFPVVYPQFRSFYTDFDINEAHNDYVQLLCEMGLLGFGSMVWFLIVLYRAAFRKIGNWTSDVSGALTLACMLGFSGILVHSLFDFNLQIPANAALFYVLCTLAAAPPLFLRAKKRRPVSTEEEETVRATEVV is encoded by the coding sequence ATGGGTTCTCACAAAAAGAAAACGACGGTCAACTTACAATCGCGCTCCGAGCAGATAGACACGATCTTGCTCTACGCAACCTTCGGATTGTTAATGTTCGGCCCCATTGCCCTGGGCGCCGTGCAGCCCTGGTCGACATTCGTGCTGGAGGCCGGTTCGGCTCTGCTCACTCTGCTCTGGTTCGCCAAGCAATGGCTCGATGGCGAACTGACCATCCAATGGAATCCGCTGTTCCTGCCCATGTCGGCATTCGGCCTTCTGATCCTGTTGCAGATGGTTCCCGGCCGCAGCGCTTATGCGCACGACACAATTTCAGGCGCTATGCTCTACTGCGCCTATGCCATGCTCTGTTTCCTGTCGGCCCAAACTTTGTTGCGCAGCTCGCAGGCCCGCAAGCTCGCTGTTATCCTTGCCATTTACGGCGTCACCATCGCCTGTTTCGCGCTGTTGCAGGATGTCGCTCCCAACGGCAAGGTGTACTGGATTGTTCATCTCAGTCACGGCGGCAGGATTTATGGCCCCTACGTGAACCACAATCATTATGCCGGACTGATGGAACTGCTGGCGCCCATCCCGCTGGTTATATCGCTAACCCGGCTGGCAAAGGAAAAGGAACGGATTGCCGCCGGCGTCGCCGCCGCGATTATGGTAGCGACCGTCTTTCTCTCCGACTCGCGTGGAGGCATGATCGCAATTTTCGTCGAACTGGTATTGTTCGTCGTCATCCTGCTTCGCCAGTTCAAAAGCGTTCGCCACAGAAAAGCTATGCAGATTGCCATGGGCGCGTTTGCTGTCGTGCTCATCGCCATGCTGACCTGGCTGGGCGGGAAAGAACTCACCTCGCGGATTTCAAGCATTTCGGCGGAAGCCCACACGGAATTCTCCGGCGGAACACGCCTCTCCATTGCCCGCGATAGCCTGAAAATGTTCCGCGAAAAGCCCATGTTGGGGTGGGGACTGCGAAGTTTTCCCGTAGTCTACCCGCAATTCCGCAGCTTCTACACCGACTTCGATATTAATGAAGCCCACAATGACTACGTGCAACTATTGTGCGAAATGGGGCTGCTCGGTTTTGGCTCGATGGTATGGTTCCTGATCGTGCTTTATCGCGCCGCGTTCCGCAAGATCGGCAACTGGACCTCGGACGTAAGCGGCGCGCTGACCTTAGCGTGCATGTTGGGCTTTTCGGGGATTCTGGTCCACAGCCTGTTCGACTTCAATCTTCAGATTCCCGCGAATGCAGCGCTGTTCTATGTGCTGTGCACCCTCGCCGCCGCCCCGCCGCTGTTCCTCCGCGCCAAGAAACGCAGGCCCGTCTCCACCGAGGAAGAAGAAACGGTGCGCGCCACCGAAGTCGTGTAA
- a CDS encoding carbohydrate binding domain-containing protein, whose amino-acid sequence MKIPFDTPGRRWLVTASALALVAIYVALAATRFAASSLGRGEVRSGDFKRLRWAVRLDPGDAEYRNYLGGYYRAFAQDLGDLATAREYYREAAQLNPHSADYWFDLAAVYQLLGDASRQTSAFERAIEADPTKPTVAWEAANLYMVQGANEKALREFRVVLANDASLAPSAIQFCWRIEPDVDALLRDVVPPQNDAYLAFLDLLEKNKPEDGATVTDQTAQTAKVWNALLQTNQPFERRRADEYFRYLILHKDVDQAVRVWQQTADRFGLSRYLPTAGNLIVNGNFGLNVLNTGLDWQYQKQDRVKLELDSKDCPDDRRDFRSACNGRQALTVNFDGPGIRDAGIYQLIAVQPNTTYNFSAYYKTSEQQGAGAPHFTVQDMYTLAIYYESDDLKDAGFWTKAEGEFTTGPDCKLIVLHIRRLPEGHPIRVKLWIGNFRLTRKPA is encoded by the coding sequence ATGAAGATTCCTTTTGATACTCCCGGTCGCCGCTGGCTGGTCACTGCCAGTGCCCTTGCGCTGGTAGCGATATACGTCGCTCTCGCCGCGACCCGGTTCGCCGCCTCCTCGCTCGGCCGAGGCGAGGTACGAAGCGGCGACTTCAAGAGACTGCGCTGGGCCGTCCGCCTCGATCCGGGCGACGCCGAATATCGTAACTATCTAGGCGGATACTATCGAGCCTTCGCCCAGGACCTCGGCGATCTGGCCACTGCAAGGGAGTACTACCGGGAAGCGGCGCAACTCAACCCTCATTCGGCCGACTATTGGTTCGACTTGGCGGCCGTTTATCAACTGCTGGGAGATGCGTCCCGCCAGACTTCCGCCTTTGAACGGGCTATCGAAGCCGATCCCACTAAACCGACAGTCGCCTGGGAGGCCGCCAATCTCTACATGGTTCAAGGCGCGAACGAAAAGGCCCTGCGTGAGTTTCGAGTGGTACTGGCCAACGATGCTTCGCTCGCACCCTCGGCCATCCAATTCTGCTGGCGCATCGAACCCGACGTCGACGCCCTGTTACGCGACGTCGTTCCTCCTCAAAACGACGCCTACCTCGCATTTCTCGACTTGCTGGAAAAAAACAAGCCAGAGGACGGCGCGACCGTGACCGATCAGACCGCCCAGACCGCGAAGGTGTGGAACGCACTGCTTCAGACCAATCAGCCCTTCGAGCGGCGCCGTGCCGACGAATACTTCCGTTATCTGATTTTGCATAAGGACGTCGATCAGGCGGTTCGGGTCTGGCAGCAAACCGCCGATCGTTTCGGGCTCTCCAGATATTTGCCGACGGCGGGCAATCTGATCGTCAATGGAAACTTCGGCCTCAACGTTTTAAACACGGGCCTGGACTGGCAATACCAAAAGCAGGATCGGGTCAAGCTGGAACTCGATTCCAAAGACTGTCCGGACGACCGCCGGGATTTCAGGAGCGCTTGCAACGGACGGCAGGCCTTGACCGTGAACTTTGACGGCCCCGGAATCCGCGACGCCGGTATCTATCAATTGATTGCCGTCCAGCCCAATACTACTTACAATTTCTCCGCTTATTACAAGACCTCAGAGCAGCAGGGCGCAGGAGCGCCCCACTTCACCGTGCAAGACATGTACACTCTGGCAATCTATTACGAAAGCGATGACTTGAAAGACGCCGGATTTTGGACCAAGGCGGAGGGCGAGTTCACCACCGGGCCCGATTGCAAGCTCATCGTTCTCCACATCCGGCGACTTCCGGAAGGTCATCCCATCCGTGTTAAGCTCTGGATCGGCAATTTCCGTCTCACCAGAAAACCGGCGTAA
- a CDS encoding polysaccharide biosynthesis tyrosine autokinase: protein MDFGPLVPANPSVREMYPNQNLETQSPPGARLYSEFPTRDSALGESIRILRKRKWIVLGCLITIFCVVAIASLKMTKRYEAKGTIEINKPDASLNFQNTATFSLDYFDPTELETDIKTLQSDSLALQVIGELHLYQDTKFSGQAPPPPSESPDLAPDPLQNDPARATAAIGDLKGNLTVTLVPNTRIIEVKFRSPDPQRASTVVNTLMRTYVENNFQKRYNSTLQASEWLKGQLVDLQMQVETSQEKLVQYQKEHEILGIDEKQNITMSKLDELNKQLTSAESDRMDKEALYRLVESGDPDAIASSAEGLDDGTPGTQSTSALLDQLKSKQAELKIQGADLSTQFGPAYPKLTQLNNQLKEIDSQIQAEMKKVVAKVRGQYTAALQRESMLKDAFEKQKQEANKLNESAIEYTLLKQKVETSRQLYEGLLQKLSEADVSAALKNNNFHVVDSAQPPTYPIEPNIPRNLMFALVLGLASGIGLAFLLEGIDNTVRTTEQAQMISGLASLGMIPLGSKTARDGPNPKRLVIATSKEAVELVTQVRPQSQMAESYRALRTSLLLSNLGAPPKVIMVTSALPQEGKTTTSINCAVVLAQKGVRVLLIDADLRRPSIHKTLGMGHHSGLSNVLTGSTTLEHAIARTAVLPNLYVLPAGTPPPNPAELLASPNMRDVLVQLREQYDHIVIDTPPSLSVTDAVVLSTRADAVVLVIRSGQTTKQALRRSRDILVNVNAKVVGVLLNAVDLSSPDYYYYYEYQSKYARYYREGDSSDHDEEDDGVAETSSSSSSA from the coding sequence ATGGATTTCGGACCCCTGGTACCGGCCAACCCCTCAGTTCGCGAGATGTATCCGAATCAAAACCTGGAGACGCAAAGCCCGCCGGGTGCGCGCCTCTATTCCGAATTCCCCACGCGCGATTCCGCACTCGGCGAATCGATCCGAATCTTGCGCAAGCGCAAATGGATCGTACTGGGCTGCCTGATCACCATTTTTTGCGTCGTCGCCATCGCCAGCCTGAAGATGACCAAGAGATACGAGGCGAAGGGCACCATCGAAATCAATAAGCCCGATGCCAGCCTCAACTTTCAGAATACCGCCACCTTCAGCCTGGATTATTTCGACCCTACCGAATTAGAAACGGACATAAAAACTTTGCAGAGCGATTCCCTCGCTCTGCAAGTGATCGGCGAACTGCATCTGTATCAGGACACGAAGTTCTCCGGCCAGGCTCCCCCTCCACCTTCGGAATCCCCCGACCTGGCGCCTGACCCACTGCAAAACGATCCTGCCCGGGCCACCGCCGCCATCGGCGATTTAAAGGGAAATTTGACCGTCACCCTGGTTCCGAATACCCGCATCATCGAGGTAAAATTCCGCAGCCCCGATCCCCAACGGGCCTCGACAGTGGTCAACACGCTGATGCGCACTTATGTCGAAAACAATTTCCAGAAACGCTATAACTCCACCTTGCAGGCCTCGGAGTGGCTAAAGGGGCAACTCGTCGATCTCCAGATGCAGGTGGAAACCTCGCAGGAAAAGCTCGTCCAATATCAGAAAGAGCACGAAATCCTGGGCATCGACGAAAAACAGAACATCACGATGTCAAAGTTGGACGAGCTCAACAAACAGCTCACCTCCGCCGAAAGCGATCGCATGGACAAGGAGGCCCTCTACCGGTTGGTCGAGTCCGGCGATCCGGACGCGATCGCCAGCAGCGCCGAAGGCCTGGATGACGGAACTCCCGGCACACAATCGACCTCGGCGCTGCTCGATCAATTGAAGAGCAAGCAGGCCGAACTTAAGATCCAGGGCGCCGACTTGAGCACCCAGTTCGGCCCGGCTTACCCCAAGCTGACTCAGTTGAACAATCAGCTGAAGGAAATCGATTCCCAGATTCAGGCGGAAATGAAGAAGGTTGTCGCCAAGGTCCGCGGCCAGTACACCGCAGCTCTACAGCGCGAGAGTATGTTGAAGGATGCCTTCGAAAAGCAAAAGCAGGAAGCCAACAAACTGAATGAAAGCGCTATCGAATACACCCTGCTCAAACAGAAAGTGGAAACCAGTCGCCAGCTGTACGAAGGTCTATTGCAGAAACTCAGCGAAGCCGACGTGTCGGCTGCGCTGAAGAATAACAATTTCCACGTCGTCGATAGCGCACAACCGCCAACTTATCCCATCGAACCAAATATCCCGCGCAACCTGATGTTTGCTTTGGTGCTCGGCCTGGCCTCTGGCATCGGCCTGGCGTTCCTGCTTGAGGGAATCGACAATACCGTTCGCACCACAGAACAGGCCCAGATGATTTCCGGCCTGGCGTCGCTGGGCATGATTCCCCTGGGCTCGAAAACTGCCCGCGATGGCCCCAACCCCAAACGCCTGGTGATCGCCACCTCCAAAGAAGCCGTCGAACTGGTGACCCAGGTCCGGCCCCAGTCGCAAATGGCAGAGTCCTATCGTGCCCTCCGTACCTCTCTTTTGCTTTCGAACCTGGGAGCGCCTCCGAAAGTCATTATGGTCACCAGTGCCCTGCCCCAGGAAGGCAAGACGACCACCAGCATCAATTGTGCGGTGGTGCTGGCCCAAAAAGGTGTGCGCGTCCTTCTCATCGACGCCGATTTGCGTCGTCCCAGCATTCACAAGACCCTCGGCATGGGCCACCACAGCGGGTTAAGCAACGTGTTGACTGGCAGCACCACTCTGGAGCATGCCATCGCCCGGACCGCAGTTCTTCCCAATTTGTACGTGCTGCCGGCGGGAACTCCTCCGCCCAATCCGGCCGAACTTTTGGCTTCGCCCAACATGCGCGATGTGCTGGTCCAACTGCGTGAACAGTATGACCATATCGTGATCGACACGCCTCCGTCGCTGTCGGTGACCGACGCCGTCGTCCTTTCCACCCGCGCCGACGCCGTCGTGCTCGTGATTCGCTCCGGCCAAACCACCAAGCAGGCCCTGCGCCGCTCCCGCGATATTCTCGTGAATGTCAACGCCAAGGTCGTCGGGGTTCTGCTCAACGCCGTGGACCTGAGTTCGCCGGACTATTACTACTATTACGAATATCAAAGCAAGTATGCCCGCTATTACCGTGAGGGAGACTCCTCCGATCATGACGAAGAAGATGACGGTGTGGCTGAAACTTCTTCCTCCTCTAGCAGCGCGTAA
- a CDS encoding acylneuraminate cytidylyltransferase family protein: MTGQTSGPTVLGIVPARGGSKGVSRKNIRLLDGQPLLAYTASAAHMACSLSRVLLSTEDPEIAEVGKSLGLDVPFLRPVELALDATPMIDVILHTIRWSRSQGQDYDAICLLQPTSPLRSAGTIDRCVARLGGGETDTVVSVRPVPLEYNPHWVYFETPDGLLQPSMKGSDPIPARQLLPPAYHRDGSVFAAKTQSVLAHGSLYGSKTVGVVSPEEEACDLDTEEQWELLERRLKAMRSLSSAH; the protein is encoded by the coding sequence ATGACGGGACAAACTTCCGGGCCCACGGTTCTGGGCATAGTTCCGGCGCGTGGTGGATCCAAAGGTGTCAGCCGAAAGAACATCCGCCTGCTGGATGGTCAGCCCCTGTTGGCATATACCGCGAGCGCCGCGCACATGGCATGCTCCCTCTCCAGGGTGTTACTCAGCACAGAAGATCCGGAAATCGCAGAGGTCGGGAAGTCGCTCGGACTCGACGTGCCTTTTCTGCGGCCGGTTGAACTGGCGCTCGATGCCACGCCAATGATCGACGTCATCCTGCATACCATCCGCTGGTCGCGGAGCCAAGGGCAAGATTACGATGCAATCTGCCTGCTTCAACCCACCAGTCCGCTGCGCAGCGCAGGAACGATCGATCGTTGTGTGGCGCGACTAGGGGGAGGCGAAACGGATACTGTAGTGTCGGTTCGGCCTGTGCCGCTGGAATACAATCCGCACTGGGTCTATTTTGAAACCCCCGACGGGCTGTTGCAGCCGAGCATGAAGGGCAGCGATCCCATTCCGGCGCGTCAATTGCTGCCGCCGGCGTACCATCGCGACGGGAGCGTTTTCGCGGCCAAGACTCAGTCGGTGTTGGCTCACGGGTCGTTGTATGGCTCGAAAACGGTGGGGGTGGTTTCTCCGGAAGAGGAAGCCTGCGACTTGGACACCGAAGAACAGTGGGAATTGCTGGAGCGGAGACTGAAGGCGATGCGCAGCTTGTCTTCCGCTCACTAG
- a CDS encoding glycosyltransferase: MAIHLFVPRWMDRSDTNSQNANARALLSRFKDPRARWTAICSEEPAGSIRQNGVETLRLSGSRFWQCELGAAYQSGFDAVFYPGPHWGDQLGLRLRRLSGRRSPVIATLEGLITSPQSIERLSNLVGHPVFSQPNTDAAVPRLRWLYESADHIIAVSPFLARAAAFLYGDKVSCLPLGLEANIFHNADRQEPSRCRIVGCGTVKSSKHPQMFLGLAERYKEADFVWFGDGEMVRALMTEASQMGLENLSFPGALPPALLAEEFRKSSIFVLPSRSEGVPKVTQEAAACGLPIVLHGFFEAPTVVHERNGLVAWSGEELSDYVGALIHDPAMRLTMGQQGAAMAREWDWERIAPQWEDLIIRLVG, from the coding sequence ATGGCGATTCACCTGTTTGTTCCACGATGGATGGATCGGTCCGATACCAATTCCCAGAATGCGAACGCCCGCGCTCTGCTGTCTCGCTTCAAAGATCCACGCGCCCGCTGGACAGCCATTTGCAGCGAAGAGCCCGCCGGGTCAATTCGACAAAACGGCGTTGAAACGCTGCGTCTTTCCGGGTCGCGCTTCTGGCAATGCGAGTTGGGCGCAGCTTACCAATCCGGATTCGATGCCGTTTTTTATCCGGGGCCGCATTGGGGGGACCAACTTGGGCTCAGGCTTCGCAGGCTCTCGGGACGGCGAAGTCCCGTGATCGCGACTCTCGAGGGCTTAATCACCTCGCCCCAGTCGATCGAGCGACTTTCCAATCTGGTCGGCCACCCGGTTTTCTCCCAACCGAACACGGACGCGGCGGTGCCGCGCCTTCGCTGGTTGTATGAAAGCGCCGATCACATCATCGCGGTCAGCCCGTTTCTCGCCCGCGCCGCCGCGTTTCTCTACGGAGATAAAGTTTCCTGTCTGCCGCTCGGTCTGGAGGCCAACATTTTCCACAACGCCGACCGGCAGGAACCTTCACGTTGCCGGATCGTGGGTTGCGGAACGGTGAAGAGTTCCAAGCATCCGCAGATGTTTCTCGGCCTGGCCGAACGTTATAAAGAAGCGGACTTCGTCTGGTTTGGCGACGGCGAAATGGTGCGGGCGCTCATGACCGAGGCGAGCCAGATGGGTCTTGAAAATCTTAGTTTTCCCGGCGCGCTTCCTCCCGCACTCTTGGCGGAAGAATTTCGTAAATCGTCGATCTTCGTCCTGCCCTCTCGTTCCGAGGGCGTTCCGAAAGTGACTCAGGAAGCCGCAGCGTGCGGCCTGCCCATTGTGTTGCACGGTTTTTTTGAAGCGCCCACCGTCGTTCACGAACGTAACGGATTGGTGGCATGGTCCGGTGAAGAACTGAGCGACTACGTCGGCGCATTGATCCACGATCCCGCCATGCGGCTAACGATGGGGCAACAGGGCGCGGCGATGGCAAGGGAATGGGATTGGGAGCGGATTGCCCCGCAGTGGGAGGATCTCATAATTCGGCTGGTCGGCTGA
- a CDS encoding LegC family aminotransferase: MKPNTATAYIPLSAPEIRGNEWKYVKDCLDTGWVSSVGEYVNRFESMLAETMLAETMIAETVGAQSAVATSNGTSALHIALLVSGVQPDDEVLVSTLTFIAPVNAIRYAGAWPVLIDAEPQYWQLDAQKTQDFLRQNCQYSQGERELRNRRTGRRIKAILPVHILGHPVDMEPIVSVAHEFGLTVIEDATECLGAKYRGRNTGTIGDIACFSFNGNKIITTGGGGAIVTSNADWAAKAKYLTTQAKDDPVEFVHGEIGYNYRLTNIQAAMGCGQIEMLPEFIRKKQAIASCYAEGLKNTPGITLMPQAEWAESIFWLYTVLIDEDLFGLSSRNTMRELEARGIQTRPLWQPMHRSPVHRDCEAFHCEAADWIHARALSLPCSVGLSDSDQAYVIESLMNLNRRAIGR; encoded by the coding sequence GTGAAACCCAACACGGCAACGGCATACATTCCGCTCTCCGCCCCTGAAATTCGCGGCAACGAGTGGAAGTATGTCAAAGACTGCCTCGACACGGGATGGGTATCTTCGGTCGGTGAGTACGTAAATCGCTTCGAGAGCATGCTCGCCGAAACTATGCTCGCGGAAACTATGATCGCTGAAACGGTGGGAGCGCAGTCGGCGGTCGCCACCAGCAACGGGACCTCGGCTCTGCACATAGCACTGCTGGTCAGCGGAGTCCAGCCCGATGACGAAGTGCTGGTCTCGACCCTCACGTTTATCGCGCCCGTCAATGCCATTCGTTACGCCGGAGCATGGCCGGTCCTGATCGATGCCGAGCCCCAGTACTGGCAACTCGATGCGCAAAAAACGCAGGACTTTCTGCGCCAGAACTGCCAATACTCGCAGGGAGAAAGAGAGCTGCGCAACCGCCGCACGGGACGCCGCATAAAAGCCATCCTCCCGGTGCACATTCTCGGTCATCCCGTCGATATGGAACCGATCGTCTCCGTGGCCCACGAATTCGGTCTTACCGTGATTGAAGACGCCACCGAGTGCCTGGGTGCGAAATATCGCGGCCGGAACACCGGGACAATCGGAGACATCGCCTGCTTCAGCTTCAACGGCAACAAAATCATCACCACCGGCGGCGGCGGCGCCATCGTAACTTCAAACGCGGACTGGGCCGCGAAAGCGAAGTATCTCACTACGCAGGCAAAAGACGATCCCGTGGAATTCGTGCACGGAGAAATCGGATACAACTATCGCCTCACCAACATCCAGGCCGCCATGGGCTGCGGCCAGATCGAAATGCTGCCGGAGTTCATTCGCAAGAAACAGGCGATCGCCTCTTGCTATGCGGAGGGTCTGAAGAACACGCCCGGCATTACCTTGATGCCGCAGGCGGAGTGGGCGGAAAGCATTTTTTGGCTATACACGGTTTTAATAGATGAAGATCTTTTTGGACTCAGCTCGCGAAATACCATGAGGGAACTGGAGGCACGAGGCATCCAGACTCGGCCCCTGTGGCAACCGATGCATCGCAGCCCGGTGCATCGCGACTGCGAGGCCTTTCATTGTGAAGCAGCCGACTGGATCCACGCCCGCGCCCTGAGCCTTCCCTGCTCGGTCGGATTGTCGGATTCCGATCAAGCTTACGTCATCGAATCGCTTATGAACCTCAACCGACGCGCAATTGGGCGATAG